One region of Scomber scombrus chromosome 10, fScoSco1.1, whole genome shotgun sequence genomic DNA includes:
- the gls2a gene encoding glutaminase kidney isoform, mitochondrial isoform X1, producing MHCLKSLRTANPGIVQLFKNGGISARVGADSIVLSRTQQPVPVPCWAAASSHSQRALHNKKGPDVDQRHSNRGRLMSSMEDLLFYTITEGKEMIPISQFISALRKTGLLTSDPRLRDCVRQLRQSTRDSIGPVMMDKKLFRRCVGNNIMLLTKAFRKKFIIPNFDEFTQQVNKMYDRAQLQEGGQVADYIPQLAKFNPDLWGVSLCTIDGQRHSVGDTKVPFCLQSCVKPLEYSIAVHEIGSEHVHQFVGKEPSGLKFNKLSLNEEDKPHNPMVNAGAIVISSLLKPHSNKAERFDYVMEFLKSMAGTEYVGFSNATFQSERETGDRNYAIGYYLKEKKCFPDNADMTAALDFYFQLCSIEVTCESGSVMAATLANGGICPITGERVLSAEAVRNTLSLMHSCGMYDFSGQFAFHVGLPAKSGVSGAVLLVVPNVMGMMCWSPPLDRLGNSVRGIHFCQDLVSYFNFHNYDNLRHFTRKHDPRRRSDEDPNKSVVNLMFAAYSGDVSALRRFALSALNMEQTDYDSRTALHIAAAEGHVEAVIFLTEVCKLNPHMKDRWGNTPLDDARQFGHDLAVSVLQEYQSTYADSESTSDTDEQKSMLDTLKSIV from the exons ATGCATTGCCTGAAAAGTCTGAGGACAGCCAACCCGGGAATCGTGCAGCTATTTAAAAATGGAGGGATTTCCGCCAGAGTTGGGGCTGACAGCATTGTTTTGTCCAGGACTCAGCAACCTGTTCCTGTCCCCTGCTGGGCCGCAGCATCATCTCACAGCCAAAGAGCCCTTCATAACAAGAAGGGTCCTGATGTGGACCAAAGGCACTCCAA cagaGGTAGGTTGATGTCCAGTATGGAGGACCTACTTTTTTACACCATCACCGAGGGCAAGGAGATGATCCCCATCTCGCAGTTCATCTCT gcTTTGAGAAAAACAGGCTTGTTAACATCTGACCCTCGGCTGCGTGACTGTGTCCGTCAGTTGAGGCAATCCACACGTGACTCCATTGGGCCTGTCATGATGGACAAGAAGCTCTTCAGAAG GTGTGTGGGCAACAACATCATGCTGCTGACTAAAGCCTTCAGAAAAAAGTTCATCATCCCCAATTTTGATGAGTTTACTCAGCAGGTCAATAAGATGTATGACAGAGCACAACTGCAGGAGGGAGGACAA GTAGCTGATTACATTCCTCAGCTTGCTAAATTCAATCCTGATCTCTGGGGTGTGTCTCTGTGCACAATTGATGGACAGAG ACACTCTGTGGGTGACACCAAGGTTCCCTTCTGTCTGCAGTCGTGTGTGAAGCCTCTGGAGTACTCCATCGCCGTGCATGAAATCGGCAGTGAGCATGTTCACCAGTTTGTAGGCAAAGAGCCTAGTGGACTCAAGTTCAACAAACTGTCACTAAACGAGGAAG ATAAACCTCACAACCCGATGGTGAACGCTGGAGCTATCGTCATCAGTTCTTTACTAAAG CCTCATTCAAACAAGGCCGAGAGGTTCGACTAT GTGATGGAGTTCCTGAAGAGCATGGCTGGCACAGAATATGTGGGGTTCAGCAATGCAAC TTTCCAGTCAGAGAGGGAGACCGGGGATAGGAATTATGCAATTGGTTATTAcctcaaagaaaaaaag TGCTTTCCTGACAATGCTGACATGACTGCGGCCCTCGACTTCTACTTTCAG TTGTGCTCCATAGAGGTGACCTGTGAGTCAGGCAGTGTCATGGCTGCCACACTGGCCAACGGGGGTATTTGTCCAATCACAGGCGAGCGAGTGCTGAGTGCCGAAGCAGTTCGTAACACGCTGAGCCTCATGCACTCATGTGGAATGTACGACTTCTCCGGACAATTTGCTTTCCAT GTTGGCTTGCCCGCTAAATCTGGCGTTTCAGGTGCTGTGCTGCTCGTGGTCCCCAACGTCATGGGCATGATGTGTTGGTCCCCACCTTTAGATCGGCTTGGGAACAGCGTGCGTGGCATTCACTTCTGTCAG GATCTGGTGTCTTACTTCAACTTCCACAATTACGACAACTTGAGACATTTCACGAGGAAACACGACCCTAGAAGGAGATCAGACGAGGATCCA AACAAGTCAGTGGTAAACCTGATGTTTGCCGCCTACAGTGGTGACGTCTCTGCTCTGAGGAG GTTTGCCCTTTCAGCTTTGAACATGGAGCAGACAGACTACGACTCCCGCACAGCGCTCCACATCGCTGCTGCAGAAG GTCATGTGGAAGCTGTGATCTTTCTGACTGAAGTATGTAAATTGAATCCTCACATGAAAGACAG ATGGGGAAACACACCTCTAGATGATGCCAGGCAGTTTGGCCATGATCTTGCAGTTTCGGTCCTGCAAGAGTATCAGAGTACGTACGCCGACAGCGAATCAACGTCCGACACAGACGAGCAGAAGAGCATGCTGGATACGTTGAAGAGCATTGTCTAA
- the gls2a gene encoding glutaminase liver isoform, mitochondrial isoform X2: MHCLKSLRTANPGIVQLFKNGGISARVGADSIVLSRTQQPVPVPCWAAASSHSQRALHNKKGPDVDQRHSKGRLMSSMEDLLFYTITEGKEMIPISQFISALRKTGLLTSDPRLRDCVRQLRQSTRDSIGPVMMDKKLFRRCVGNNIMLLTKAFRKKFIIPNFDEFTQQVNKMYDRAQLQEGGQVADYIPQLAKFNPDLWGVSLCTIDGQRHSVGDTKVPFCLQSCVKPLEYSIAVHEIGSEHVHQFVGKEPSGLKFNKLSLNEEDKPHNPMVNAGAIVISSLLKPHSNKAERFDYVMEFLKSMAGTEYVGFSNATFQSERETGDRNYAIGYYLKEKKCFPDNADMTAALDFYFQLCSIEVTCESGSVMAATLANGGICPITGERVLSAEAVRNTLSLMHSCGMYDFSGQFAFHVGLPAKSGVSGAVLLVVPNVMGMMCWSPPLDRLGNSVRGIHFCQDLVSYFNFHNYDNLRHFTRKHDPRRRSDEDPNKSVVNLMFAAYSGDVSALRRFALSALNMEQTDYDSRTALHIAAAEGHVEAVIFLTEVCKLNPHMKDRWGNTPLDDARQFGHDLAVSVLQEYQSTYADSESTSDTDEQKSMLDTLKSIV, from the exons ATGCATTGCCTGAAAAGTCTGAGGACAGCCAACCCGGGAATCGTGCAGCTATTTAAAAATGGAGGGATTTCCGCCAGAGTTGGGGCTGACAGCATTGTTTTGTCCAGGACTCAGCAACCTGTTCCTGTCCCCTGCTGGGCCGCAGCATCATCTCACAGCCAAAGAGCCCTTCATAACAAGAAGGGTCCTGATGTGGACCAAAGGCACTCCAA aGGTAGGTTGATGTCCAGTATGGAGGACCTACTTTTTTACACCATCACCGAGGGCAAGGAGATGATCCCCATCTCGCAGTTCATCTCT gcTTTGAGAAAAACAGGCTTGTTAACATCTGACCCTCGGCTGCGTGACTGTGTCCGTCAGTTGAGGCAATCCACACGTGACTCCATTGGGCCTGTCATGATGGACAAGAAGCTCTTCAGAAG GTGTGTGGGCAACAACATCATGCTGCTGACTAAAGCCTTCAGAAAAAAGTTCATCATCCCCAATTTTGATGAGTTTACTCAGCAGGTCAATAAGATGTATGACAGAGCACAACTGCAGGAGGGAGGACAA GTAGCTGATTACATTCCTCAGCTTGCTAAATTCAATCCTGATCTCTGGGGTGTGTCTCTGTGCACAATTGATGGACAGAG ACACTCTGTGGGTGACACCAAGGTTCCCTTCTGTCTGCAGTCGTGTGTGAAGCCTCTGGAGTACTCCATCGCCGTGCATGAAATCGGCAGTGAGCATGTTCACCAGTTTGTAGGCAAAGAGCCTAGTGGACTCAAGTTCAACAAACTGTCACTAAACGAGGAAG ATAAACCTCACAACCCGATGGTGAACGCTGGAGCTATCGTCATCAGTTCTTTACTAAAG CCTCATTCAAACAAGGCCGAGAGGTTCGACTAT GTGATGGAGTTCCTGAAGAGCATGGCTGGCACAGAATATGTGGGGTTCAGCAATGCAAC TTTCCAGTCAGAGAGGGAGACCGGGGATAGGAATTATGCAATTGGTTATTAcctcaaagaaaaaaag TGCTTTCCTGACAATGCTGACATGACTGCGGCCCTCGACTTCTACTTTCAG TTGTGCTCCATAGAGGTGACCTGTGAGTCAGGCAGTGTCATGGCTGCCACACTGGCCAACGGGGGTATTTGTCCAATCACAGGCGAGCGAGTGCTGAGTGCCGAAGCAGTTCGTAACACGCTGAGCCTCATGCACTCATGTGGAATGTACGACTTCTCCGGACAATTTGCTTTCCAT GTTGGCTTGCCCGCTAAATCTGGCGTTTCAGGTGCTGTGCTGCTCGTGGTCCCCAACGTCATGGGCATGATGTGTTGGTCCCCACCTTTAGATCGGCTTGGGAACAGCGTGCGTGGCATTCACTTCTGTCAG GATCTGGTGTCTTACTTCAACTTCCACAATTACGACAACTTGAGACATTTCACGAGGAAACACGACCCTAGAAGGAGATCAGACGAGGATCCA AACAAGTCAGTGGTAAACCTGATGTTTGCCGCCTACAGTGGTGACGTCTCTGCTCTGAGGAG GTTTGCCCTTTCAGCTTTGAACATGGAGCAGACAGACTACGACTCCCGCACAGCGCTCCACATCGCTGCTGCAGAAG GTCATGTGGAAGCTGTGATCTTTCTGACTGAAGTATGTAAATTGAATCCTCACATGAAAGACAG ATGGGGAAACACACCTCTAGATGATGCCAGGCAGTTTGGCCATGATCTTGCAGTTTCGGTCCTGCAAGAGTATCAGAGTACGTACGCCGACAGCGAATCAACGTCCGACACAGACGAGCAGAAGAGCATGCTGGATACGTTGAAGAGCATTGTCTAA
- the spryd4 gene encoding SPRY domain-containing protein 4, protein MAVSTSSAARLCRLAGRTVTSLTARHRRGVSLPESICYISTSTGSNLQFKLDERTAHSSLDLFKKDTGVIYRMLGLDPSHVQDNPERFRDWAVVFGDEKISSGRHYWEVTVKKSQQFRVGVAEALMSREDCVGTNSSSWVFGYAQRKWFAMTSNKMVPVTLVGKPDRVGILVDYEAGLVGLVDTEKPRIIHSIRVQFKTPICPAFGLWDGDMLTHSGLEEPEGLK, encoded by the exons ATGGCGGTGTCCACTAGCAGTGCAGCTCGTCTCTGTCGCCTGGCAGGACGGACTGTCACCTCCCTGACAGCCAGACACAGGCGGGGAGTCAGCCTGCCAGAGAGTATATGTTACATATCGACCTCGACGGGGAGCA ATCTGCAGTTTAAGCTTGATGAGAGAACAGCTCACAGCAGTCTGGACCTTTTCAAGAAAGACACTGGCGTCATCTACCGCATGCTGGGCCTGGACCCCAGCCACGTGCAGGACAATCCCGAGCGTTTCCGAGACTGGGCGGTTGTGTTTGGCGACGAGAAGATCAGTAGCGGGCGACACTACTGGGAGGTGACGGTCAAAAAGTCTCAGCAGTTTCGTGTGGGCGTGGCTGAAGCGCTGATGTCCCGGGAGGACTGCGTGGGCACCAACAGCTCGTCCTGGGTGTTCGGCTACGCTCAGCGAAAGTGGTTCGCCATGACCAGCAACAAGATGGTCCCCGTGACGCTGGTGGGCAAGCCGGACCGTGTAGGCATCCTGGTTGACTATGAAGCGGGTCTTGTGGGGCTGGTGGACACTGAGAAACCCAGGATCATTCACTCCATCAGAGTCCAGTTCAAGACTCCCATCTGCCCCGCGTTTGGACTTTGGGATGGGGATATGCTCACTCACTCTGGTCTGGAGGAGCCTGAAGGCCTGAAGTAG